From Sphingorhabdus sp. SMR4y:
GCCGGAAAGGGAGCCATTTAGCCCGGCAATTTTCATTGTCAGTTCAGCCGGCATCACTTACATGAATGTCAATGACTGATATTTATCCTGACCAGCCTCCGATCTGGAAAACCCATTATAATCATCCCACGCCCTGGGATCAATTTTATGCGCCGCTGTCGATGCCCGGAATGTTCTTCCGGTCTGCCGGCCGTCGCGGCGATGCCAACCTGCTCGACTTCATGGGCCGTAAGTACAGCTACAGCGAAGTGGCTGCCGGCGTCGTCCGGGTAGCCAAGGGGCTGCAGGATATGGGAGTCGGCAAGGGCGACCGGATCGGCCTGTTTCTGCCCAACGTGCCACATTATGTCAGCGCCTATTACGGCGCGATGGCAATCGGCGCGACGGTCGTCAACTTCTCGCCGCTCTACACGGTGGAAGAGCTCAATCATCAGGTGGAGGACAGCGGTACCAAGATATTGTTCACGCTATCCGCGACCGCGCTGTTCCCGACCGCATATAAGGTACTGGAGCAGTCAAGCCTGGAACGTCTGGTGGTTGGCAGTATCGCTGGCGCGCTGCCGGCCGGCAAGGCCCTGTTCTACTCTCTGTTCCGCCGCAAGGAGAGCAGCCCGCAACCCGACGATGTCCGGATCACCCCCTTTTCCGAGCTTATCGACAATGACGGCATCTACAAGGCCCCCAATATCCGTCCGGAAAAGGATATCGCCCTGCTGCAATATACCGGCGGCACCACGGGCACGCCCAAGGGCGCCATGTGCAGTCACCAGAACCTGACCGCCAACGCGCGGCAGATCAACAATATCGATCCTTTCATCGACGAAAGTGACCGGCTGATGGGCGTGCTGCCTTTCTTCCATGTCTTCGCCAACAGCGCCGTACTCAACCGTACGGTCGAGCGCGGCGGGGAGATCGTCATGCTGCCGCGTTTTGACGCAAAACAGACGTTGAAGGCGATCAGCCGTGCCAAGATCACCGCCATGCCCGGCGTGCCGACCATGTACCAGGCCTTGCTTGACCATCCCGACATAGACAAGACCGACTTTTCCTCGCTCAAGGTCTGTGTCTCCGGTGGCGCGCCGCTGCCGATGGAGCTGAAAACCAAATTCGAGGCCAAAACCGGAGCGAAGCTGGTCGAGGGCTATGGTCTGACCGAAAGCTGCGGCGTTGTCAGCGCCAATCCCTATGAAGGGCTCAACAAGCCCGGTACCATCGGCCAGCCGGTCCCCGGCACATTGGTCAAGCTGGTCGACAAGGCCGATCCGGCAAAACCGGCTCCCGACGGCGAGCCGGGGGAATTGATCTTCTCCGGCCCGCAGGTCATGCAGGGCTACTGGAACCTGCCCGACGAGGACGAGAACGTCTTTGTCGACGGTTTCCTGCGTACCGGCGATGTCGCGACGATTGACGCGGATGGCTATATCAAGATCGTCGACCGGTTGAAGGACATGATCGCGGTCGGCGGTTTCAAGGTCTTTCCGAGCCAGGTCGAGGAAGTGCTCTACAAGCATGAAGCGGTCAAGGAAGCGCTGGTGATCGGGGTGCCGGACGATTATCGCGGCGAAAGCCCCAAGGCCTATGTCGCTCTGGAAACGGACGGTGCGGTTAGTGGCGAAGAACTGAAAGACTGGCTCAACCCGCAACTGGGCAAGCACGAAAGGGTAGTCGACGTCGTGATTCGTGACAGTCTGCCCAAGACGATGATCGGCAAGCTGGACCGAAAGGCGTTGCGCGCCGAGGAACTGGACCAGGACTAACCGCCGAGACGGTGGTTATCCTGACGTCGTGCGGACCTTTTCGGCGTTCTTTGAAGCGAAGACCTTGGCTTTGGCGGTATAGTTCTTCACGGCATAGAGCTGCCGGTCGGCGGATTCGAGCAGGCTGTTCGCCGTCGTTCCGTCGAGCGGCCAGGTCGCAATACCGACACTGGCCCGCACCCGGATGACATGGTCCTGCACCACGCAAGGGGGGACCAATGCAGCCAGCAGATGGTCCGCACAGGCGGTGTCGGAGATGGCGGAATCCGGCGACAGCAAGACGGCGAATTCATCGCCGCCCATCCGCGCGACAATACCGTTGTCACCGCAGGCCTTGCGTAGACGCTTCGCGACTTCGACCAGCAATTGATCGCCGACGGCATGACCGAATTGGTCATTGACCGGCTTGAACCCGTCAAGATCGACCAGAGCGACCGAAAATGTCCGCTCAACGTCTTGCTCGTTGATCTGGCGGGCGAGATTTTCTGCCAGCACCCGGCGGTTGAACAGGCCGGTCAGCGGATCGGTATGGGCCAGTTTGCTCATATCATTTTGCAGCAGCAACATGTGGATGAACTGGTCATTCTGCTGGGTGATCAGCCGGTACAGAAATGTCGTTACCATGATCAGGCTGGCCGCCGCCGACCAGGCGAGGGGATCGCGGGACAACAGCAGGATGATCGTGATCGGCATGATCCCGATGATGATGTTGAGGATTGCCGCGAGGCGGATCGTCGCCAGCGTGTAAATGGTCGTCAGCGAGCCCATCGCGAGAGTGAAAGGATAGAAGAGCTTCATATCCTCCGGTGCATGGACATAGCTGAGCACGCACCAGATGCTGACAAGACCGCATATCGCGGCGGAGAAGAAAGTGGCTTCGGCGATAAACTTTCGCGCCAGATCGGGGCTGCCTGAAGCGTTGCGGTCCTTGATCAGGGATAGGAAGCCGATCAGGCAGCAACTGCCCATTGCGAGCGGCATGCCATAGCGGATCCAAGGCTCGGCTCCGACGCTGGAGGCGTAGAGAACAAAAGGAATGGTCAGGAACATGGCGAGAAAAAGCGCACGCGACTGGCTCTGCAAACGGGTGGCGCTCAATATCGCAAATTCATCACGGACGGTTTCGGGAACCGGCGGTATGAGGCGATGGATAAACTGTCGGATCAGTGACTGCATGCAGCGTAGGTAACGGCTAAATGTAAATGTCGCGTTAAGCTTGCTGTCCTGGTCCAGAAGTCAGCTTGCAACTGGCTTGCAAAGGATTTGATATACCGCCGTTTACATCAAGTTAACTAAGAATATTTAGGATGACGCGGTCTGAAATCCAACCGGGGGGAAGTCTCTATGTCCTTTGAAAATGCCAGCTCGATTATCGCTACTCACACAGGTGCAGGAGAGGCGGTGAAACGCGGCGCAAGCAATCCCAGCCTGCCGCAGAACGACACGCCCGAACAGCGCGTCGAGCGCCGGGAACAGATCAACGCGACATCGACGCAATATCAATGGACTACCGACATGGCCAGCTTGCCCGGTGTCCCTCTGGCCACGCATGTGCCGTCCGATGACCAGCCGTCTATCGAATGGTGGTTCAAGGTGCTTGAAGTGAGCATCGCCATATTGGAAAATGTCAAGGCAGTGCTGCTGAAACCGATATTTTCCGGACTCGACGAAGCGGCGAAGAAAACCGTCGGCGACGCAATGGGGGATGCCCGCGACATCGCTGCAAAAGTGGAGGCCCTGCGCGAGAAGCATCGGGTCGCCGAAGCCGGCCCGGGTCTCGAAAAGAGCATCGAGGAAGCCGTCCAGGGGGCCGATATCGAAGAGCTGAAGGCGCACGACAGCGCCCTGCGCGACATCCTCACCATCATCGTCGATATTCTCAAGGCCGAAGAAGCCGCGCATACGCGTTCGATCGAGGCCTATCGCGATCTCTACCAGACGCTGCCGACTCCCGGCATTGCCTATACGTTCCAGGATGATGACCAGTTTGCCCGGCTGCGCGTGGCCGGACCCAATCCGATGCTGCTGCAGGGTATTGACCGGATCCCGGACAATTTCCCGGTGACGGCGGCACAATATGCCGCGGTGATCGGCGGAGACAGCCTGTCGGAAGCTCTGGAAGACGGGCGGGTGTTTCTCTGTGATTATAACGACCTGGAAGTGCTTGTTGCGGGAGTCTGGAAAGGCCATGCGAAATATGTCTATCGGCCGATGGCGCTCTTTGCCGTGCCGCCGGGAGGGTCGTCGCTCAAGCCGG
This genomic window contains:
- a CDS encoding long-chain-fatty-acid--CoA ligase, translating into MTDIYPDQPPIWKTHYNHPTPWDQFYAPLSMPGMFFRSAGRRGDANLLDFMGRKYSYSEVAAGVVRVAKGLQDMGVGKGDRIGLFLPNVPHYVSAYYGAMAIGATVVNFSPLYTVEELNHQVEDSGTKILFTLSATALFPTAYKVLEQSSLERLVVGSIAGALPAGKALFYSLFRRKESSPQPDDVRITPFSELIDNDGIYKAPNIRPEKDIALLQYTGGTTGTPKGAMCSHQNLTANARQINNIDPFIDESDRLMGVLPFFHVFANSAVLNRTVERGGEIVMLPRFDAKQTLKAISRAKITAMPGVPTMYQALLDHPDIDKTDFSSLKVCVSGGAPLPMELKTKFEAKTGAKLVEGYGLTESCGVVSANPYEGLNKPGTIGQPVPGTLVKLVDKADPAKPAPDGEPGELIFSGPQVMQGYWNLPDEDENVFVDGFLRTGDVATIDADGYIKIVDRLKDMIAVGGFKVFPSQVEEVLYKHEAVKEALVIGVPDDYRGESPKAYVALETDGAVSGEELKDWLNPQLGKHERVVDVVIRDSLPKTMIGKLDRKALRAEELDQD
- a CDS encoding sensor domain-containing diguanylate cyclase → MQSLIRQFIHRLIPPVPETVRDEFAILSATRLQSQSRALFLAMFLTIPFVLYASSVGAEPWIRYGMPLAMGSCCLIGFLSLIKDRNASGSPDLARKFIAEATFFSAAICGLVSIWCVLSYVHAPEDMKLFYPFTLAMGSLTTIYTLATIRLAAILNIIIGIMPITIILLLSRDPLAWSAAASLIMVTTFLYRLITQQNDQFIHMLLLQNDMSKLAHTDPLTGLFNRRVLAENLARQINEQDVERTFSVALVDLDGFKPVNDQFGHAVGDQLLVEVAKRLRKACGDNGIVARMGGDEFAVLLSPDSAISDTACADHLLAALVPPCVVQDHVIRVRASVGIATWPLDGTTANSLLESADRQLYAVKNYTAKAKVFASKNAEKVRTTSG